The Fundidesulfovibrio putealis DSM 16056 genome includes a window with the following:
- a CDS encoding PD-(D/E)XK nuclease family protein: MNPITIIPWDRDFMTGLASHLVERFQGRFEDLIVLFPHRRPRRYLLDKLAEDERLPKPCLLPRILSIDELFAELATELHPQPLRPLTELDRVGVLHAVVTRLKVGLRGPDNAFPAEVKDFFPWGLKLAELFEELFQQGIDADNLDHVQDMVLPTAAALLGNLKTIQAAYRRELLESGSCTPGLLRSLVAAQAERAVDILADKQVLACGFHVLSGSEEALLKPLWQNDRAELLWHTDPAVAEPGQEAHWSCQEHLSWLKAWKAKAQTAQDEKRSPLPSWRTRTDQFSLFSAASAPEPSRRARITFHQGFDLHSQLMALRQELDAVTDTAGFAVVLPDTSMLMPVLHHLPRRDVNVSMGFPMWRSPLYQLIETILRLQEGRMPGGYHWREVIALLRHPLLKLLRIGEETPLRLLFHDWEAAIRQGEKYLDPSGWTPPEAVPGGPPEASPEAKALRERVVEVCFTAFEDATTPRRMAQALVGLASLLLDPEHSGGRWERFIIDAACLARLMDQVIPELHDSAISAELFPPEAVRSMTRDLLKRQRVPFEADPLSGLQVLGMLETRLLTFERVFILGATEEALPGTPRPDPLLPDPLRQALGLPGQRERDMIAAHTFYRLIQGAREVGILYSSGIQPGLLDGKSLPSRYVEQLIWEEEKRQGRLIAPGEEPRRLITLPMRGVRPPAPDVENTRACRLKLESRLRYQGVTPTLLDSFLRCPLAYFFKYLTPLEALDEVAEEGDPPAFGNLVHEVLQDFFRPLIGKRLEAGQLDGQALADLFTKRLHDSQFFRQMPVHGRLMLERTARRRLADFAQGSPACTPLELEKRIDAELELDGARYRLGGTLDRLDERDAGLFILDYKTGSPKKPGKKFWDDPDIWDVVNAGDVDSGLSMLPELAQKLVSIQMPLYLHAFWKATGREAVNGAFVCLGKGGDEAALFGADMDPDAAAAAIQDKTPLLAGFILKMMLQSPHFSPQVSPGCAWCAWRQACPSGGDE, translated from the coding sequence GTGAATCCCATCACCATAATCCCCTGGGACCGCGATTTCATGACCGGGCTGGCCTCCCATCTGGTGGAGCGCTTCCAGGGACGCTTCGAGGACCTGATCGTCCTGTTCCCGCACCGCAGACCCCGGCGCTACCTGCTGGACAAGCTCGCGGAAGACGAACGCCTCCCCAAGCCCTGCCTATTGCCGCGCATTCTCTCCATTGACGAGCTCTTCGCCGAACTGGCCACCGAGCTGCATCCCCAGCCTCTGCGCCCGCTCACGGAGCTGGACCGGGTGGGCGTATTGCACGCGGTGGTCACCCGCCTCAAGGTTGGGCTTCGTGGCCCGGACAACGCCTTTCCCGCCGAGGTGAAGGACTTCTTCCCCTGGGGGCTTAAGCTCGCGGAGCTTTTCGAGGAACTCTTCCAACAGGGCATCGACGCCGACAACCTGGACCACGTCCAGGACATGGTGCTGCCCACTGCCGCCGCGCTGCTCGGCAACCTGAAAACCATCCAGGCGGCCTACCGCCGGGAGCTCCTGGAGTCCGGCTCCTGCACGCCGGGGCTTCTGCGCTCCCTGGTGGCCGCGCAGGCAGAGCGAGCCGTGGACATCCTTGCGGACAAGCAGGTGCTGGCCTGCGGCTTCCATGTGCTCTCGGGCAGCGAGGAAGCACTGCTGAAGCCCCTCTGGCAGAACGACCGGGCGGAGCTGCTCTGGCACACCGACCCAGCCGTGGCCGAGCCCGGCCAGGAGGCGCACTGGTCCTGCCAGGAGCACCTGAGCTGGCTCAAGGCCTGGAAGGCCAAGGCTCAGACCGCGCAGGACGAGAAGCGCTCCCCCCTGCCCTCCTGGCGCACCCGCACTGACCAGTTCAGCCTGTTTTCAGCGGCCTCCGCTCCCGAACCCTCACGGCGCGCCCGCATCACCTTCCATCAGGGGTTCGACCTGCACTCGCAGCTCATGGCCTTGCGCCAGGAACTGGACGCCGTGACCGACACCGCCGGATTCGCCGTGGTGCTTCCCGACACCAGCATGCTCATGCCCGTGCTGCACCATCTGCCGCGCCGGGACGTGAACGTGTCCATGGGTTTCCCCATGTGGCGCTCGCCGCTCTACCAGCTCATCGAGACCATCCTGCGCCTTCAGGAAGGGCGCATGCCCGGCGGCTACCACTGGCGCGAGGTCATCGCGCTTCTGCGCCATCCCCTGCTGAAGCTGCTGCGCATCGGCGAGGAAACACCGCTACGCCTGCTCTTTCACGATTGGGAAGCGGCCATACGCCAGGGCGAAAAATATCTGGACCCGTCCGGGTGGACGCCCCCCGAGGCCGTGCCCGGCGGTCCGCCCGAAGCCTCGCCCGAGGCCAAGGCCCTGCGCGAGCGCGTGGTTGAGGTCTGCTTCACCGCCTTCGAGGACGCCACCACCCCGCGCCGCATGGCCCAGGCCCTGGTGGGGCTTGCCAGCCTGCTGCTGGACCCCGAGCACTCGGGCGGCCGCTGGGAGCGCTTCATCATCGACGCGGCCTGTCTGGCGCGGCTCATGGATCAGGTGATCCCCGAACTTCACGACAGCGCCATCAGCGCCGAGCTCTTCCCGCCCGAGGCCGTGCGCTCCATGACCCGCGACCTCCTCAAACGCCAGCGCGTGCCCTTCGAGGCCGATCCCCTGTCAGGGCTCCAGGTTCTGGGCATGCTGGAGACGCGCCTGCTCACCTTCGAGCGGGTGTTCATCCTGGGCGCCACCGAGGAAGCCCTGCCCGGCACCCCCAGGCCCGACCCGCTCCTGCCCGACCCGCTGCGTCAGGCCCTTGGTTTGCCCGGCCAGCGAGAGCGCGACATGATCGCCGCCCACACCTTCTACCGCCTCATCCAGGGCGCACGCGAGGTGGGCATTCTGTACTCCTCCGGCATCCAGCCCGGCCTTCTGGACGGCAAAAGCCTGCCAAGCCGCTACGTGGAGCAGCTCATCTGGGAGGAGGAAAAACGCCAGGGACGCCTCATCGCGCCCGGAGAGGAACCGCGCCGCCTGATCACCCTGCCCATGCGCGGCGTGCGCCCGCCCGCCCCGGACGTGGAGAACACCCGCGCCTGCCGCCTGAAGCTGGAATCGCGCTTGCGTTACCAGGGCGTGACACCAACGCTGCTGGACAGCTTTCTGCGCTGTCCGCTCGCGTACTTCTTCAAGTATCTCACACCGCTGGAGGCACTGGACGAAGTCGCCGAAGAGGGCGATCCGCCAGCCTTCGGAAACCTCGTCCACGAAGTGCTCCAGGACTTTTTCCGGCCCCTTATCGGCAAACGCCTGGAAGCCGGGCAGCTGGACGGCCAGGCCCTGGCAGATCTCTTCACCAAGCGGCTGCACGACTCGCAGTTCTTCCGCCAGATGCCCGTCCACGGTCGGTTGATGCTTGAGCGCACCGCCCGCCGCCGTCTGGCCGACTTCGCCCAGGGTTCTCCGGCCTGCACCCCCCTGGAGCTGGAAAAGCGCATCGACGCCGAACTGGAACTGGACGGCGCGCGCTACCGGCTGGGCGGCACGCTGGACCGCCTGGACGAGCGCGACGCCGGGCTCTTCATCCTGGACTACAAGACCGGGTCCCCCAAGAAGCCCGGCAAAAAGTTCTGGGACGACCCAGACATATGGGATGTGGTGAACGCCGGAGATGTCGACTCCGGCCTGTCCATGCTGCCCGAGCTGGCCCAAAAACTCGTCTCCATCCAGATGCCGCTGTACCTGCACGCCTTCTGGAAGGCCACGGGGCGCGAGGCAGTCAACGGAGCCTTCGTCTGTCTGGGCAAGGGCGGCGACGAAGCCGCGCTCTTCGGGGCGGACATGGACCCGGACGCCGCTGCCGCCGCCATTCAGGACAAGACGCCACTTCTGGCCGGATTCATCCTGAAGATGATGCTTCAGTCCCCGCACTTCAGCCCGCAGGTCTCGCCGGGCTGCGCCTGGTGCGCCTGGAGGCAGGCCTGCCCCAGCGGCGGGGATGAATAG
- a CDS encoding glycosyltransferase family 2 protein, which produces MPAVSVIVSLYNHARYLSQCVQSVLEQSHSDLEVVIVDDASTDGGLDVAHGLQRQDPDRVKVYANPRNLGVSRTRNFGVYKSSGPLLAFLDADDYWRPDKLEKQVQAFGEDPALGLCHCSVSIDCDEQSARWLAENRGMDQDALVRWGGSFDAFCREAVSFNQLDYFRRLLVSNNICLSSVMLRRDVFKQARGFLDGATCQSEDWLLWLKLSMITRFRALPEQLAVYRFHHESHTARVFMGEDFDFQEVRSEIVRAARAFDPVRFDALFAAACDI; this is translated from the coding sequence ATGCCTGCGGTGAGCGTCATCGTCTCGCTATACAACCACGCTCGCTATCTCTCCCAGTGCGTACAGAGCGTTCTGGAGCAGAGCCATTCCGATCTCGAAGTCGTCATCGTGGACGACGCCTCCACCGACGGCGGCCTCGACGTGGCGCACGGTCTGCAACGCCAGGACCCGGACCGTGTGAAAGTCTATGCCAATCCCAGGAACCTGGGTGTAAGTCGCACCAGGAACTTCGGCGTTTATAAATCATCCGGACCTCTTTTAGCGTTTCTGGACGCGGACGATTACTGGCGGCCCGACAAGCTTGAAAAGCAGGTGCAGGCTTTTGGCGAGGACCCTGCGCTGGGGCTATGCCATTGCAGCGTGTCGATCGATTGCGACGAGCAGAGTGCCCGCTGGCTGGCCGAGAATCGCGGCATGGACCAGGACGCGCTCGTACGTTGGGGCGGCAGTTTCGACGCGTTCTGCCGCGAGGCGGTCAGCTTCAACCAGTTGGACTACTTCCGGCGGCTGCTCGTCTCCAACAACATTTGTCTCTCCTCCGTGATGCTGCGGCGGGACGTGTTCAAACAGGCGCGTGGCTTTCTTGATGGCGCAACCTGCCAATCCGAGGACTGGCTCCTGTGGTTGAAGCTCAGCATGATCACCCGTTTCCGGGCGCTGCCAGAGCAACTGGCTGTCTACAGATTCCACCACGAGAGCCATACTGCGCGGGTGTTCATGGGCGAGGACTTCGACTTTCAGGAGGTTCGGTCCGAGATTGTCCGCGCGGCCAGAGCTTTTGATCCTGTCCGTTTCGATGCGCTGTTTGCCGCTGCCTGCGATATTTAA
- a CDS encoding class IV adenylate cyclase encodes MAREVEAKFSVDSLAPIRAMLNSIGAVVKNCRFERNAVFDTPTRELRAKGELLRLRQTDKVVLTWKQPSSHPAPTGVKVMDEVETQVADFEAMREILHGLGYVEALWYEKLREQWRLVDALVCLDVLPFGEFIEIEGEPATIAKAADCLGLDMGKAKALTYHDLYQEHLKRLGLPPQDSFIFSEKDKARLSSLCEIPGL; translated from the coding sequence ATGGCAAGGGAAGTGGAAGCGAAATTCTCCGTGGACAGCCTGGCTCCCATCCGAGCCATGCTGAATTCCATCGGGGCGGTGGTCAAGAATTGCCGCTTCGAACGAAACGCGGTGTTCGACACCCCCACCCGTGAGCTGCGCGCCAAGGGAGAACTGCTGCGCCTGCGCCAGACCGACAAGGTGGTGCTCACCTGGAAGCAGCCCTCCAGCCATCCCGCGCCGACCGGCGTCAAGGTCATGGACGAGGTGGAAACCCAGGTCGCGGACTTCGAGGCCATGCGGGAGATCCTGCACGGCCTGGGCTACGTGGAAGCCCTCTGGTACGAGAAGCTGCGCGAACAGTGGCGACTCGTCGACGCCCTGGTCTGCCTGGACGTGCTGCCCTTCGGCGAGTTCATCGAAATCGAAGGCGAACCGGCAACCATAGCCAAGGCCGCCGACTGTCTGGGCCTGGACATGGGCAAGGCCAAGGCCCTTACCTATCACGATCTCTACCAGGAACACCTGAAGCGCCTGGGCCTTCCGCCGCAGGACTCGTTTATTTTTTCCGAAAAAGACAAGGCCCGCCTCAGCTCGCTGTGCGAAATTCCCGGATTGTAG
- a CDS encoding protein-glutamate methylesterase/protein-glutamine glutaminase has translation MKNGKIRVLVVDDSALVRQALVEILTSDPDIEVMAAASDPYHAASHMAEEVPDVITLDIEMPRMDGLTFLKKIMAQHPLPVIICSTLTEAGSETMLRALEYGAVDIITKPKLGAKQFLDESRIRICDAVKGAAKAKMRMRIPAPQIQVQPKLSADAVLPGPTGKAMFGTTEKVVLVGASTGGTEALRVFLEALPSDCPGVAIVQHMPENFTAAFSKRLDSICRVTVKEAKDNDTVLRGQALIAPGNKHMLLKRSGARYYVEVKDGPLVRRHRPSVDVLFRSGARYAGKNAVGVIMTGMGDDGAEGMREMKESGAYTIAQDEASCVVFGMPQEAIKLGGVDKILPLDDIAREVLRACSG, from the coding sequence GTGAAGAATGGAAAAATTCGTGTTCTGGTGGTGGACGATTCAGCCCTGGTCCGCCAGGCGCTCGTCGAAATTCTGACGTCCGACCCGGACATCGAGGTCATGGCCGCAGCGTCGGACCCCTATCACGCAGCGTCCCACATGGCCGAGGAAGTCCCCGACGTCATTACGCTGGACATCGAAATGCCGCGCATGGACGGGCTGACTTTCCTCAAGAAGATCATGGCCCAGCATCCCCTGCCGGTCATCATCTGTTCCACCCTGACCGAAGCCGGGTCCGAGACCATGCTGCGCGCCCTGGAGTACGGCGCGGTGGACATCATCACCAAGCCCAAGCTCGGGGCCAAGCAGTTCCTGGACGAATCGCGCATCCGCATCTGCGACGCAGTCAAGGGCGCTGCCAAGGCCAAGATGCGCATGCGCATCCCCGCGCCGCAGATCCAGGTGCAGCCCAAACTCTCGGCGGACGCCGTCCTGCCCGGCCCAACGGGCAAGGCCATGTTCGGCACCACGGAAAAAGTGGTTCTGGTAGGAGCCTCCACCGGCGGAACCGAGGCTCTGCGCGTGTTCCTGGAAGCCCTGCCCAGCGACTGCCCCGGCGTGGCCATCGTGCAGCACATGCCCGAGAACTTCACCGCCGCATTCTCCAAGCGCCTGGACTCCATCTGCCGCGTGACCGTCAAGGAAGCCAAGGACAACGACACGGTGCTGCGCGGCCAGGCCCTCATAGCGCCCGGCAACAAACACATGCTGCTCAAACGCTCTGGCGCGCGCTACTACGTCGAGGTCAAGGACGGCCCTCTCGTGCGGCGGCATCGCCCAAGCGTGGACGTGCTGTTCCGCTCCGGGGCGCGTTACGCCGGAAAGAACGCCGTGGGCGTCATCATGACCGGCATGGGCGACGACGGCGCCGAGGGCATGCGCGAGATGAAAGAGTCCGGGGCCTACACCATCGCCCAGGACGAGGCCAGCTGCGTGGTGTTCGGCATGCCCCAGGAGGCCATCAAGCTTGGCGGCGTGGACAAGATTCTCCCCCTGGACGACATCGCCAGGGAGGTCCTGCGCGCGTGCAGTGGATGA
- a CDS encoding CheR family methyltransferase — protein MFSATTSEPGRNGSTTRSQSLPDREFKRLAEFIYSECGIKLPPAKKTMLEARLHKRLRVLGMDSYSAYCDYLFTQSGMDNELICLIDTVTTNTTEFFREPKHFDILVQKVLPDYLRRHSISEPLRLWSAGCSSGEEPYTLAMVLSEYARENQGFRFSILATDISTQVLERAMRATYPEEKLSNVPMEYKKRYMLRGKNRCTGLIRFNQEVRSHISFQRLNFMEEFRFDKPKHIIFCRNVIIYFDRKTQENLLSRFCNSLEPGGNLFIGHSESITGMDLPLTPVAPTVYRKI, from the coding sequence ATGTTTTCAGCCACCACATCGGAACCCGGCAGGAACGGCTCGACGACGCGCTCGCAGAGCCTGCCCGATCGCGAGTTCAAACGCCTGGCGGAGTTCATTTATTCGGAGTGCGGCATCAAGCTGCCGCCCGCCAAGAAAACCATGCTCGAAGCCCGGCTGCACAAACGTCTTCGCGTGCTGGGCATGGATTCCTACTCCGCCTACTGCGACTACCTCTTCACGCAGTCGGGCATGGACAACGAACTCATCTGCCTGATCGACACCGTCACCACCAACACCACCGAATTCTTCCGCGAACCCAAGCACTTCGACATACTGGTGCAGAAGGTGCTGCCCGATTATCTGCGGCGCCACAGCATCTCGGAGCCCTTGCGCCTCTGGAGCGCGGGATGTTCCTCCGGCGAGGAGCCCTACACTCTGGCCATGGTGCTCTCAGAATACGCCCGGGAGAACCAGGGGTTCCGTTTCTCCATACTCGCGACGGACATTTCCACCCAAGTGCTGGAGCGGGCCATGCGCGCCACCTATCCCGAGGAGAAGCTCTCGAACGTCCCCATGGAGTACAAGAAACGCTACATGCTGCGCGGCAAGAACAGATGTACGGGGCTCATCCGGTTCAATCAGGAAGTGCGCAGCCACATAAGCTTTCAGCGCCTCAATTTCATGGAAGAGTTCAGGTTCGACAAACCCAAGCACATTATCTTCTGCCGCAATGTCATCATCTATTTCGACCGCAAGACCCAGGAGAATCTTCTGAGCCGCTTTTGCAACAGCCTGGAGCCGGGGGGAAACCTCTTCATCGGCCATTCCGAAAGCATCACCGGCATGGACCTGCCTCTGACTCCCGTAGCTCCCACAGTCTACCGCAAGATATAA
- a CDS encoding chemotaxis protein CheA, with the protein MEDIHRQAFRDEAADLLVELESALLELEDSPGDMELVNRVFRAMHTLKGSGAMFGFDDIAQFTHEVETVFDQVRSGHLQVTKVLLDLTFQAKDHVKVLLEHDGTDLGDYVDAAETVLNGFRVLAAQSAPGDDSAMQPGVCDLPLENGEAGDGSVHRVRVRPKTGIYATGNNPEYLIEDLRSLGQTMVFAHIEDIPPLRELDPQNCHIWWDVLLTSDATENAIRDVFIFVEDECDFSISTVETSGDVELKKLGEILIERGDITAEGINRALSGQKRLGAILTEAGMLPERSVEAALAEQSLVKQKQEQKKGPEGTSSLRVSAEKLDLLQDLVGELVIVQAQIKQVAPSLGNSMIVTLAEQLERLSDDIRDSTLAIRMLPIGSTFSTYRRLVRDLSAEIGKEIDLVTSGEDTELDKTVLDRLGDALIHLLRNSIDHGIETPDQREAAGKPRRGTLQLGAEHSGGDVVIQIVDDGKGIDPEKVRQKAVERGLISDNAELTLRETLELIFLPGFSTAQTVSSVSGRGVGMDVVKRVVNAMRGSIDIDTELHKGSVVTIRLPLTLAIIDGLQVCVGTESYVLPLDVVEECVQLDRKDLGAEGRRRMINLRGEVVPIISLREWFRLPGELPSIEQVVILNVDGNRMGMVVDHVVGEHQTVIKSLGPVFRRLEGFSGATIQGDGTMSLILDVKRIVRLSLGEVR; encoded by the coding sequence ATGGAAGACATCCATCGCCAGGCATTCCGGGACGAGGCCGCCGATCTTCTGGTGGAGCTCGAATCTGCCCTGCTCGAGCTTGAGGACTCCCCCGGTGATATGGAACTCGTCAATCGCGTGTTCCGCGCCATGCATACCCTCAAGGGGTCCGGAGCCATGTTCGGCTTCGACGATATCGCCCAGTTCACACACGAGGTCGAAACCGTCTTCGATCAGGTTCGTTCAGGCCATCTTCAGGTTACCAAGGTTCTGCTGGATCTGACCTTTCAGGCGAAAGACCATGTGAAGGTGCTCCTGGAGCATGACGGGACCGATCTGGGCGACTATGTGGACGCCGCAGAGACCGTGCTGAACGGTTTCAGGGTTCTGGCGGCTCAGTCTGCGCCAGGTGATGACTCCGCCATGCAACCGGGCGTCTGCGACCTTCCCCTGGAGAACGGAGAAGCCGGGGACGGCTCGGTCCATCGGGTCCGGGTGCGTCCCAAAACCGGAATCTACGCCACGGGCAACAACCCCGAGTATCTCATCGAGGACCTGCGCAGCCTTGGCCAGACCATGGTTTTCGCCCACATTGAGGACATCCCGCCTCTGCGCGAACTGGACCCGCAGAACTGCCATATCTGGTGGGACGTGCTGCTGACTTCCGACGCCACCGAAAACGCCATCCGCGACGTTTTCATCTTCGTGGAGGACGAGTGCGACTTCTCCATCAGCACGGTGGAGACTTCGGGCGACGTGGAGCTCAAAAAACTCGGCGAGATCCTCATCGAGCGGGGAGACATAACCGCCGAAGGTATCAACCGGGCGCTCAGCGGGCAGAAAAGGCTGGGAGCCATCCTGACCGAGGCGGGCATGCTGCCCGAAAGGTCGGTCGAGGCCGCCCTGGCCGAACAGAGTCTGGTCAAGCAGAAGCAGGAGCAGAAAAAGGGGCCGGAAGGCACCTCCAGCCTGCGCGTCTCGGCTGAAAAGCTGGACCTGCTCCAGGACCTCGTGGGCGAACTGGTGATCGTGCAGGCGCAGATCAAGCAGGTGGCCCCAAGCCTTGGCAACTCCATGATCGTCACCCTGGCGGAGCAGTTGGAGCGCCTGAGCGACGACATCCGCGACTCCACCCTGGCAATCCGCATGCTCCCCATCGGCTCGACATTCAGCACCTATCGCCGCCTGGTGCGCGATCTCTCCGCCGAGATCGGCAAGGAGATCGACCTGGTCACCAGCGGCGAGGACACGGAGCTCGACAAGACCGTGCTGGACCGCCTGGGGGACGCGCTCATTCACCTGCTGCGCAACAGCATCGACCACGGCATCGAGACACCGGACCAGCGTGAAGCCGCAGGCAAGCCCCGGCGCGGCACCCTGCAACTGGGCGCGGAGCACTCCGGCGGCGACGTGGTCATCCAGATCGTGGACGACGGCAAGGGCATCGATCCGGAGAAAGTCCGCCAGAAGGCCGTGGAGCGTGGCCTCATCTCCGATAATGCCGAACTCACCCTGCGTGAAACCCTGGAGCTCATTTTTCTGCCTGGCTTTTCCACTGCGCAGACCGTTTCCAGCGTGTCCGGGCGAGGAGTGGGCATGGACGTGGTCAAGCGCGTGGTGAACGCCATGCGAGGCAGCATCGACATCGATACCGAACTGCACAAGGGGTCCGTGGTGACCATCCGGCTGCCGCTGACCCTGGCCATCATCGACGGGCTCCAGGTGTGCGTGGGAACGGAGAGTTACGTCCTGCCCCTGGACGTGGTGGAGGAGTGCGTGCAACTGGACCGCAAGGATCTGGGCGCGGAAGGCAGGCGGCGGATGATCAACCTGCGCGGCGAGGTCGTGCCCATCATCTCCCTGAGGGAATGGTTCCGGCTGCCGGGCGAGTTGCCTTCCATCGAACAGGTGGTCATCCTCAATGTGGACGGCAACCGGATGGGCATGGTGGTGGACCACGTGGTGGGCGAGCACCAGACGGTCATCAAGAGCCTCGGCCCTGTTTTCCGCCGACTGGAAGGCTTCTCAGGAGCCACCATCCAGGGCGACGGCACCATGTCGCTCATTCTGGACGTAAAACGTATAGTTCGCCTGTCTCTTGGCGAGGTCAGATAA